From Marinobacterium sp. LSUCC0821, a single genomic window includes:
- the apaG gene encoding Co2+/Mg2+ efflux protein ApaG, which produces MDEQDLSNNVSVDVTTQYLNEQSDPETHRFVFSYHITITNHNPIPVQLLSRRWLITDGNEQTQEVIGEGVVGEQPTIEPGKSYSYTSGTVLATEVGAMQGHYDMITDENEAFQAEIKPFTLAQTNALH; this is translated from the coding sequence ATGGACGAACAAGATCTATCCAACAACGTAAGCGTTGATGTGACCACCCAGTACCTTAACGAGCAATCAGATCCTGAGACGCATCGTTTCGTCTTCTCGTACCACATCACCATTACCAACCATAACCCGATCCCTGTTCAGCTTCTGAGCCGTCGTTGGTTAATCACGGATGGTAATGAGCAGACTCAAGAGGTGATTGGTGAGGGCGTGGTTGGCGAACAGCCTACAATTGAACCAGGCAAAAGTTACAGCTACACCAGCGGTACAGTGCTAGCGACTGAAGTAGGCGCCATGCAGGGCCACTACGACATGATCACCGACGAGAACGAAGCCTTCCAAGCGGAGATCAAACCCTTCACTTTGGCACAGACCAACGCTCTTCACTAA
- the rsmA gene encoding 16S rRNA (adenine(1518)-N(6)/adenine(1519)-N(6))-dimethyltransferase RsmA: MSKQNPGHVARKRFGQNFLHDPTIIGRIISAINPKPDQHLVEIGPGLGALTEEILLEAGALEAVELDRDLIPVLRTKFFRYEGKFTIHEADALKFDFASLQNDERPLRVVGNLPYNISTPLIFHLLSFSGLISDMHFMLQKEVVERLAAQPGEDHYGRLGIMAQYYCKVEKLFIVPPGAFNPAPKVDSAIVRLIPHTTLPIEAKDPNLLADVVRTAFGQRRKTLRNNMKGLITGEQLEALGIDPGLRPERLSLAQFIAISDAIHSLRNE, from the coding sequence ATGAGCAAACAGAACCCAGGCCATGTTGCGCGCAAGCGTTTTGGACAGAACTTTCTTCACGATCCAACCATCATTGGCCGCATTATTTCAGCTATCAATCCAAAGCCAGATCAGCACCTTGTTGAGATCGGCCCAGGCTTAGGTGCGCTGACAGAAGAGATCCTTCTAGAGGCGGGTGCATTAGAGGCGGTCGAACTGGACCGCGACCTAATACCGGTTTTACGTACCAAGTTTTTCCGTTACGAAGGCAAGTTCACAATACATGAGGCGGATGCCCTTAAGTTCGATTTCGCTTCACTTCAGAACGATGAGCGCCCGCTGCGTGTTGTTGGTAACCTACCCTACAACATCTCGACACCTCTTATTTTTCACCTATTGAGCTTCTCTGGCCTTATCAGCGACATGCACTTTATGTTGCAGAAAGAGGTGGTGGAGCGCCTAGCAGCCCAGCCGGGCGAAGATCACTATGGCCGTTTGGGCATCATGGCGCAGTACTACTGCAAAGTAGAAAAACTCTTCATCGTACCACCAGGAGCATTTAATCCAGCACCTAAGGTCGACTCGGCAATTGTGCGTTTGATTCCGCACACCACCCTACCGATTGAAGCAAAAGATCCAAATCTACTGGCCGATGTTGTGCGTACTGCCTTTGGTCAGCGGCGTAAAACCCTGCGTAACAACATGAAAGGGTTAATTACAGGTGAGCAACTAGAAGCACTTGGCATAGACCCAGGCCTGCGCCCTGAACGTCTATCACTGGCACAATTTATTGCCATTAGTGATGCAATCCACAGCCTGCGTAACGAGTAA
- a CDS encoding DUF3530 family protein, translating to MLLAFLLPLILLVSSLQSVHAAEPNYAREERMAAEIVDLLFEGEPVELVAQGRNFLTIFTEAEEPKGTVVLLHGRGYHPDWENVVSPLRVGLVEQGWNTLSIQLPVLEKSAKYFDYVDLFDLAGPRIETALEFAHQQDAGKVVLLAHSCGSHMAQRWIKNFTDAAVTQFDAYVGIGMGATDYKQPMVEPFQLDKMPMPILDLYGAEDFPAVLRKAPERLAMMQQAGHVLSAQVVIPKADHYYKGKGQAQLMVNAVAEWLDKL from the coding sequence ATGTTGCTCGCTTTTTTGCTTCCGCTAATTCTACTTGTATCGTCTTTGCAATCTGTACATGCTGCAGAACCAAATTATGCGCGAGAAGAGCGAATGGCAGCTGAGATTGTCGATCTACTTTTTGAGGGTGAGCCCGTTGAGTTAGTTGCGCAGGGACGAAATTTTTTAACCATTTTTACTGAGGCCGAGGAGCCTAAAGGGACTGTCGTCCTTTTGCACGGTCGCGGTTATCACCCGGATTGGGAAAATGTCGTGTCGCCTCTGCGTGTTGGTTTGGTCGAACAGGGGTGGAACACCCTAAGTATTCAGCTCCCGGTATTGGAGAAATCAGCTAAGTACTTTGACTACGTTGACCTTTTTGATTTAGCTGGGCCGCGTATCGAGACTGCTCTGGAGTTTGCGCACCAACAAGATGCTGGCAAGGTCGTGTTGCTTGCACACAGTTGTGGTTCGCATATGGCGCAGCGTTGGATTAAAAATTTCACCGACGCAGCGGTGACCCAATTTGATGCCTATGTTGGCATCGGTATGGGGGCAACGGATTACAAGCAGCCAATGGTTGAACCGTTTCAGTTAGATAAGATGCCGATGCCAATCCTTGATCTATACGGCGCTGAGGACTTTCCTGCCGTACTTCGAAAAGCGCCAGAACGTTTGGCTATGATGCAACAAGCTGGTCATGTGCTATCGGCACAGGTGGTCATTCCAAAAGCGGATCACTACTACAAGGGGAAAGGGCAAGCACAGTTAATGGTTAATGCAGTAGCAGAGTGGTTGGATAAACTTTGA
- a CDS encoding NAD(P)/FAD-dependent oxidoreductase codes for MKHLILGNGPAGVIAAETLRKADPNCDITMVGAEAEPPYSRMAIPYLLEGNIDESGTYLRKDDGHYTTKNITNKQGMAQSVDTEAKQVTLADGSVESYDKLLIATGSHPIRPPIPGIDLPNVHTCWTLNDARAIAASVGPGKRVVQVGAGFIGCIILEALAKRGVDLTVVELGDRMVPRMMTGEAGGMIKSWVENKGVRVVTEAKVERIDGAGSEAPTQSGGGILGAIKTIFGAGESASAAATQSGDEMVVTLSTGEKIACDLVIMSAGVRPNTAFLEGSGIKSGNGILTDLHMQTSAQDVYAAGDVVEAPDMFTGAPMVSAIQPNAADTARIAALNMAGRPVAHSGILAINVLDTLGLISSSFGAWEGVEGGEGVEYAEAKAHKYISLQFKGDVLVGATSVGLTQHVGVLRGLIQGKVKLGHWKEILMNDPLRATEAYLACSQKPGVLANADRSLNA; via the coding sequence ATGAAACATCTTATCCTTGGTAACGGTCCTGCCGGTGTTATTGCCGCAGAGACATTGCGTAAAGCTGATCCAAACTGTGACATCACGATGGTGGGCGCAGAGGCAGAACCACCATACTCACGCATGGCCATTCCCTACCTTCTGGAAGGTAATATTGACGAGTCTGGTACCTACCTGCGTAAAGATGATGGTCACTACACCACTAAGAACATCACCAACAAGCAGGGCATGGCGCAGTCCGTTGATACTGAAGCGAAACAGGTGACCCTTGCTGATGGTTCAGTTGAGAGCTATGACAAACTGTTGATCGCAACGGGCTCTCACCCTATTCGTCCACCGATTCCTGGTATTGATCTGCCGAATGTTCACACCTGTTGGACGCTCAATGATGCGCGTGCAATTGCCGCCTCTGTAGGTCCAGGCAAGCGAGTTGTTCAGGTTGGTGCGGGCTTTATCGGTTGTATTATTCTCGAAGCACTTGCTAAGCGTGGCGTCGATCTAACTGTTGTTGAGCTTGGTGACCGCATGGTTCCGCGCATGATGACCGGTGAAGCGGGCGGCATGATTAAGAGCTGGGTAGAGAACAAGGGCGTCCGCGTTGTCACCGAAGCTAAGGTTGAGCGTATTGATGGTGCTGGTTCTGAAGCCCCTACGCAATCGGGCGGTGGTATCCTTGGCGCAATTAAAACTATATTCGGTGCTGGCGAGTCTGCTTCGGCTGCTGCTACACAGAGCGGCGATGAGATGGTGGTTACCCTCTCTACCGGTGAAAAGATCGCTTGTGACCTAGTGATTATGTCTGCCGGTGTGCGACCAAACACAGCCTTCCTTGAGGGCTCTGGTATTAAGTCTGGCAACGGTATTCTGACCGATCTTCACATGCAGACCTCGGCGCAGGATGTCTATGCTGCGGGTGACGTCGTAGAGGCGCCAGATATGTTCACGGGTGCACCGATGGTTTCCGCTATTCAGCCAAATGCTGCTGACACTGCGCGTATTGCCGCCCTGAATATGGCAGGTCGTCCTGTTGCACATTCGGGTATCTTGGCTATAAACGTACTGGATACACTGGGTCTTATCTCAAGCTCATTTGGTGCTTGGGAAGGTGTTGAGGGCGGTGAAGGCGTCGAGTATGCCGAAGCTAAAGCGCACAAGTACATCAGCCTGCAATTCAAAGGTGATGTATTGGTGGGTGCTACCTCTGTCGGTCTGACTCAGCATGTTGGTGTGTTGCGTGGCTTGATTCAGGGTAAGGTGAAGCTTGGTCACTGGAAAGAGATCCTGATGAACGATCCACTTCGTGCAACTGAAGCGTATCTAGCTTGTTCACAGAAACCAGGTGTATTGGCCAATGCCGACCGATCTCTTAACGCTTAA
- a CDS encoding peptidylprolyl isomerase produces the protein MQTFKHLCAALIIGITSITPIAAHAEPIPLDRVAVVVNDSIIMNSEVDQRVRDIKLQLTSRNAALPADEVLRGQVQEQLILESIQLQLAEKQGLRVSDQELNQTMERIASQNNLSLADFRKALLNEGRDYQQVRDQVRREMLISRVQQNNVNRRVSVTDQEVQNYLNSDLAKQQDSTEFLLNNILISVPSPASPQQIQDAKARAEQIQAELTNGANFLDIAVRASDAPNALNGGDLGWRKATELPSSVFSAVAGLKVGEVSEIVRTPSGFNLLFLRDRRGEQATIVTETRARHILVAPSEIRSGDQAKAFAEEIYGRIKEGEPFDELARRYSDDPGSGSLGGELGWIQPGKMVAEFEQQMDKLGINEVSLPFKSRFGWHIVQVQERRQQDFSTEMRENKARTEIRKRKYDEALSVWLREQRSEAYIDVKAN, from the coding sequence ATGCAAACTTTTAAACACCTATGCGCGGCACTGATTATTGGCATCACATCTATCACGCCTATTGCCGCACACGCAGAACCGATACCACTTGATCGTGTCGCTGTGGTCGTGAACGACAGTATCATCATGAACTCTGAGGTAGACCAGCGCGTTCGTGATATCAAATTGCAGCTGACGAGCCGAAATGCGGCGTTGCCTGCCGATGAGGTACTGCGTGGCCAGGTACAGGAGCAGCTCATTCTTGAGAGCATCCAGTTGCAGCTTGCTGAGAAGCAGGGTCTGCGCGTTAGCGATCAAGAGCTGAATCAGACCATGGAGCGCATCGCGTCGCAGAATAACCTCTCACTGGCAGATTTCCGCAAGGCGCTTCTAAACGAAGGCCGTGACTACCAGCAGGTACGTGATCAGGTGCGTCGTGAGATGCTGATCTCGCGTGTCCAACAGAATAATGTAAACCGTCGTGTCTCTGTCACTGACCAAGAGGTGCAGAACTACCTCAATTCGGATCTCGCTAAACAGCAGGACAGCACCGAGTTCTTACTTAACAATATTCTGATCTCTGTTCCATCGCCTGCATCACCACAGCAGATTCAAGATGCCAAAGCGCGTGCCGAGCAGATCCAAGCGGAGCTTACTAACGGTGCCAACTTCCTCGATATCGCTGTGCGTGCATCTGATGCACCTAACGCACTTAACGGTGGCGATCTAGGCTGGCGTAAAGCGACTGAACTACCAAGTTCAGTGTTCAGTGCAGTAGCTGGTCTAAAGGTCGGTGAAGTCTCTGAGATTGTGCGTACGCCCTCTGGTTTCAATCTGCTTTTCCTTCGCGATCGCCGCGGTGAACAAGCGACCATCGTGACCGAAACTCGTGCCCGTCATATTCTAGTAGCGCCTTCTGAGATTCGCTCAGGCGACCAAGCTAAAGCCTTTGCTGAAGAGATTTATGGTCGCATTAAAGAGGGCGAACCTTTCGATGAGCTTGCGCGTCGTTACAGTGACGACCCAGGTAGCGGCTCACTAGGTGGCGAACTAGGCTGGATTCAGCCTGGCAAGATGGTTGCAGAGTTTGAACAGCAGATGGATAAGCTAGGTATCAACGAAGTCAGCCTACCTTTCAAATCACGCTTTGGCTGGCACATTGTCCAGGTTCAAGAGCGTCGTCAGCAGGACTTCTCTACCGAAATGCGTGAAAACAAAGCACGCACAGAGATTCGTAAGCGTAAATATGACGAAGCACTCTCTGTATGGCTACGCGAGCAACGCTCTGAAGCTTACATCGATGTTAAGGCGAATTAA
- a CDS encoding aldehyde ferredoxin oxidoreductase family protein, producing the protein MGWTRKILRVNLSEGTCKSEDLNMEWAQDYLGSRGLATKYLVEEIDAKVDPLSPENKMIMATGPLTGTMASTGGRYTVVTKGPLTGAIACSNSGGYFGAEMKFAGWDMVIFEGKSPKPVYLMIENDKAELLDASHLWGTSTWHTEEQIKKDHQDPQIRISSIGKAGENGVLYSCVVNDLHRAAGRSGVGAVMGSKNLKAVAIRGTKGLAGINNFPEFAKVTAEKKQILAENAVTGEGLPTYGTQVLMNVINEMGALPTRNHQTVKFEQAGDISAEAMAKPRESDGKPHLVTNQACFGCTIACGRISKIDEKHFSVENKPQYHGASGGLEYEAAWALGAANGVGDLEALQYANLICNEQGMDPISFGATIGAVMEMYENGTLSEAQIGLKAPFGSAEALCQLVDMTASGEGFGAEIGLGSKRLCEKYGQPELSMSVKGQEFPAYDSRGIQGMGLTYATSNRGACHLRSYTVASEVLGIPVKTDPLVTEGKPGLVMAFQDATAAFDASGLCIFTSFAWSLGDIQPQIDAACEGDWSMEKLSAVGERIWNMEKLFNLEAGFTKADDQLPKRLTTEPAQEGPAKGLVAGVPEMLPEYYEIRGWDAEGVPTRDTLDRLGL; encoded by the coding sequence ATGGGTTGGACTAGAAAAATCCTTCGAGTAAATCTCTCCGAAGGCACATGTAAATCAGAAGATTTGAATATGGAGTGGGCTCAAGATTATCTGGGTTCGCGTGGTTTGGCGACTAAATATCTTGTTGAAGAGATCGATGCGAAAGTAGATCCGCTCTCTCCTGAGAACAAGATGATTATGGCGACCGGACCTTTGACAGGGACCATGGCATCGACCGGTGGTCGTTATACGGTGGTCACTAAAGGGCCACTGACTGGCGCAATAGCGTGTTCTAACTCAGGCGGCTACTTCGGCGCTGAGATGAAGTTCGCGGGCTGGGATATGGTGATCTTCGAAGGTAAATCGCCTAAGCCTGTCTACCTAATGATTGAAAACGACAAAGCTGAGTTGCTTGATGCTTCTCACCTTTGGGGCACCTCTACTTGGCACACTGAAGAGCAGATTAAGAAGGATCACCAAGATCCTCAGATTCGTATCTCCTCTATCGGCAAAGCGGGTGAGAATGGCGTTCTCTACTCTTGTGTAGTGAACGATCTCCACCGTGCGGCTGGCCGTTCAGGTGTTGGCGCAGTCATGGGTTCTAAGAACCTTAAAGCTGTAGCGATTCGTGGTACTAAAGGCCTTGCTGGCATCAATAACTTCCCTGAATTCGCAAAAGTGACTGCAGAGAAGAAACAGATTCTTGCGGAAAACGCTGTAACAGGTGAAGGTCTACCAACTTACGGTACTCAGGTCTTGATGAACGTCATCAATGAGATGGGTGCACTACCAACGCGCAACCACCAGACTGTTAAATTTGAACAGGCGGGTGATATCTCTGCAGAAGCGATGGCGAAGCCACGTGAATCAGACGGTAAGCCTCACCTAGTGACAAACCAAGCTTGTTTCGGCTGTACCATCGCGTGTGGTCGTATCTCTAAGATTGATGAGAAGCACTTCTCAGTTGAGAACAAACCACAGTACCACGGCGCATCAGGCGGTCTCGAGTATGAGGCAGCTTGGGCATTGGGTGCGGCAAACGGTGTCGGGGATCTAGAGGCGCTTCAGTACGCTAACTTGATCTGTAACGAACAGGGTATGGACCCAATCTCTTTCGGTGCAACCATTGGTGCAGTGATGGAGATGTACGAGAACGGCACACTTTCTGAAGCACAGATTGGTCTTAAAGCACCATTCGGTTCTGCAGAGGCGCTTTGCCAGCTTGTTGATATGACAGCGAGCGGTGAAGGTTTTGGTGCTGAGATCGGTCTTGGTTCAAAACGCCTATGTGAAAAATATGGCCAGCCAGAACTATCAATGAGTGTTAAAGGTCAGGAGTTCCCTGCTTACGACTCTCGTGGTATCCAGGGTATGGGTCTTACTTACGCAACATCTAACCGTGGTGCATGTCACCTTCGCTCATACACTGTGGCATCTGAAGTACTGGGTATCCCAGTTAAGACTGACCCACTAGTGACTGAAGGTAAGCCAGGTCTAGTAATGGCATTCCAGGATGCGACAGCAGCCTTTGACGCCTCTGGCCTTTGTATCTTCACCAGCTTTGCATGGTCTCTAGGTGATATTCAGCCGCAGATCGATGCTGCCTGTGAAGGCGACTGGTCGATGGAGAAACTCAGTGCCGTAGGTGAGCGTATCTGGAACATGGAGAAACTCTTCAACCTAGAAGCTGGTTTCACCAAAGCAGATGACCAACTTCCTAAACGCCTAACGACTGAACCTGCACAAGAGGGTCCAGCGAAAGGCTTGGTGGCAGGTGTGCCTGAAATGCTTCCTGAGTACTACGAGATTCGTGGTTGGGATGCGGAAGGTGTACCAACACGTGATACTCTCGATCGCCTAGGCCTTTAA
- a CDS encoding 4Fe-4S dicluster domain-containing protein: protein MQKSLYINPEKCTGCLQCEMACSYEHTGTINPSLSRIKVFSFEHEGRKVPYTCTQCDEAWCMQSCPTDAIKLDKVLGAKVVNEDTCVGCKVCTISCPFGTINYVAETGKVAKCDLCAGDPACATACPTEAITFVDSNWTGLERMRKWAAKANDASL, encoded by the coding sequence ATGCAAAAGTCACTGTATATCAATCCTGAAAAGTGTACGGGCTGTCTCCAGTGTGAAATGGCCTGTTCATACGAACATACCGGCACCATTAACCCCTCACTCTCTCGTATCAAAGTGTTTAGCTTTGAACATGAAGGTCGCAAAGTTCCATACACCTGTACACAGTGTGATGAAGCTTGGTGTATGCAATCTTGTCCAACGGATGCGATTAAACTCGACAAAGTGTTGGGTGCTAAAGTTGTCAACGAAGACACCTGTGTGGGCTGTAAGGTTTGTACCATCTCTTGTCCATTCGGAACCATCAACTATGTAGCTGAGACTGGCAAGGTTGCTAAGTGTGACCTCTGTGCTGGCGATCCTGCATGTGCGACTGCATGTCCGACTGAAGCGATCACCTTCGTGGACAGCAACTGGACCGGCCTAGAGCGCATGCGCAAATGGGCTGCTAAAGCTAACGACGCTAGTTTGTAA
- a CDS encoding MoaD/ThiS family protein, which yields MPTDLLTLKLYASLGQYLPAGAVDNIAKVELAADDSVASIIERYDLPARLVHLVLVDGVYIAPEDRASRLLKAGETLAIWPPVAGG from the coding sequence ATGCCGACCGATCTCTTAACGCTTAAACTCTACGCCAGCCTAGGCCAGTATTTGCCTGCGGGTGCGGTTGATAACATAGCAAAAGTTGAATTGGCAGCAGATGACTCTGTCGCTTCAATTATTGAGCGTTATGATCTGCCTGCAAGGCTGGTTCATCTAGTGCTGGTTGATGGGGTTTATATTGCACCTGAGGATCGTGCTTCACGTCTCCTAAAAGCGGGTGAAACCCTTGCTATTTGGCCCCCTGTTGCAGGCGGCTAA
- the pdxA gene encoding 4-hydroxythreonine-4-phosphate dehydrogenase PdxA, whose product MAYRLAITPGEPAGIGPDLCIQIAQKGSEHQLVVICDPDIMVDRAKLLGLPIKLHEYDPDQPRVGCKPGELFYMGTPSNADVVPGQLDKDNAVYVLNTLRLAIDGTQCGMFDAIVTAPVHKGIINDAGIAFSGHTEFLESRCNADKVVMMLATEGLRVALATTHLPLQDVPKTITKELLHSVIDILLNDLHSHFGIAKPRVLVAGLNPHAGEGGHMGREEIDTITPVLETYRAQGVDLVGPLPADTLFTDHLLKDADAVLAMYHDQGLPVLKYKGFGKAVNITLGLPIIRTSVDHGTALDLAGSGKADAGSLETAINYAASMVSAKQGALAG is encoded by the coding sequence ATGGCCTACCGATTAGCGATTACCCCGGGCGAACCGGCGGGCATTGGTCCTGACCTATGCATTCAGATTGCTCAAAAAGGATCTGAGCATCAACTGGTAGTGATCTGTGATCCAGACATTATGGTCGACCGCGCCAAGCTACTTGGCCTGCCGATTAAATTGCACGAGTATGATCCAGACCAACCACGCGTCGGCTGCAAACCGGGTGAACTCTTCTATATGGGCACTCCATCCAATGCCGACGTAGTGCCAGGCCAGCTTGATAAAGACAATGCGGTCTATGTCCTTAACACCCTGCGCCTTGCCATTGATGGTACACAGTGCGGCATGTTCGATGCGATTGTCACTGCGCCTGTACATAAAGGGATCATCAACGATGCGGGCATTGCATTCAGTGGCCACACCGAGTTTTTAGAGTCTCGCTGCAATGCCGACAAAGTTGTGATGATGCTTGCAACTGAAGGGCTGCGCGTAGCGCTTGCTACGACCCACCTGCCTCTTCAAGATGTACCTAAAACGATCACCAAAGAGCTACTGCACTCTGTCATCGATATTCTCCTCAATGATCTGCACAGCCACTTTGGTATCGCTAAGCCGCGCGTTCTGGTTGCCGGCCTTAATCCACATGCTGGTGAAGGTGGTCACATGGGGCGTGAAGAGATCGACACCATTACACCGGTGCTTGAAACCTATCGTGCACAAGGGGTGGATCTAGTCGGCCCACTCCCTGCAGACACTCTATTTACAGATCATCTACTCAAAGATGCTGATGCGGTCCTTGCGATGTATCACGACCAGGGATTACCGGTACTCAAGTACAAAGGCTTTGGTAAGGCAGTTAACATCACGCTTGGCCTACCGATCATCCGCACTTCAGTAGATCACGGTACCGCACTCGATTTAGCAGGCAGTGGCAAAGCGGACGCTGGATCTTTGGAGACTGCGATCAATTACGCCGCTTCGATGGTAAGCGCAAAACAGGGAGCTTTAGCGGGATGA
- a CDS encoding peptidase M42 — MVSSDFVDLLKTLIRQPSVVGAEHSFFRVLQRELEERGAKVTWYEGVLVAQGSDPLSVMFSAHIDRHGLICTGPNEFQYSAFIAGNRTDLLNNSVSEELMSKITERFQAKPVFAYEPWSGAYRGNGTIKNTYICEYRNNLIFEIDGLESVVAGTPVAFKDKLVQDDDRIYGQLDNVLSAAALVHLFSLGFQGTVFFTAQEEAGKSWRYLLEWFRRFGGSTNRLFVVDTSPFPDVDSANQQKLVLRTKDANAAFNAEATQIVEAICREEGLSYIFKDRYVEDANQQLIAQGEKPRSIGSTELGRIIASSNGLVDGSTIQIPTTGYHTMEESASWDAVAAFIQVLSRLATHTAL, encoded by the coding sequence ATGGTCAGTAGTGATTTTGTTGATCTTCTGAAAACCTTGATCAGGCAGCCGAGTGTGGTCGGTGCTGAGCACTCATTCTTTCGTGTTTTGCAGCGTGAGCTGGAGGAGCGAGGAGCAAAAGTGACTTGGTACGAGGGTGTCTTGGTTGCACAGGGTAGTGACCCGTTGAGTGTCATGTTCTCTGCACACATCGATCGCCATGGTCTAATTTGTACCGGTCCGAATGAGTTTCAGTACTCCGCTTTTATTGCCGGTAACCGTACTGATCTGCTAAACAACTCAGTTTCAGAAGAGCTGATGAGCAAGATTACCGAGCGTTTTCAAGCTAAGCCGGTATTTGCGTATGAGCCTTGGTCGGGTGCCTACCGCGGCAATGGCACGATAAAGAACACCTATATCTGCGAATATCGCAACAACCTGATTTTTGAGATTGATGGTCTAGAGAGTGTGGTTGCTGGCACGCCCGTCGCGTTCAAAGATAAGTTGGTACAGGATGATGATCGTATCTATGGGCAGTTAGACAACGTATTGTCAGCAGCGGCGTTGGTGCACCTCTTCTCGTTAGGCTTTCAGGGGACTGTATTCTTTACCGCGCAGGAGGAGGCCGGTAAAAGCTGGCGCTACCTGCTTGAGTGGTTCCGTCGGTTTGGTGGTTCAACCAACCGACTATTCGTGGTTGATACTAGTCCATTTCCTGATGTCGATAGTGCCAACCAGCAGAAGCTCGTGTTACGTACTAAGGATGCCAACGCTGCCTTCAATGCAGAAGCGACTCAGATCGTAGAGGCAATCTGTAGAGAAGAGGGGTTGAGTTACATCTTCAAGGATCGTTATGTTGAAGATGCAAACCAGCAACTGATCGCTCAAGGTGAAAAACCTAGGTCCATTGGTAGTACTGAGCTGGGTCGCATAATTGCCAGTTCTAACGGTTTGGTCGATGGTTCAACCATTCAGATTCCGACCACCGGATACCACACGATGGAGGAGTCTGCCTCTTGGGACGCGGTCGCTGCGTTCATACAGGTGTTGAGTCGTTTGGCTACCCATACAGCCTTGTAA
- a CDS encoding DUF72 domain-containing protein, which produces MILQHDYYLGLPQWQHPTWEGGSLSGRGSALFRYARQFSSVEGNTTFYGLPKPDTVKRWSDETPDDFRFCFKFHQDLSHRSALEFANPKVSEQFKLLEPLGEKLGMLNLQLPQSYGPDGLEHLYRFFLSLPERCAYSLEVRHSEFFAKGDAERELNQMLIETGVNRVMFDTRPIFASVAKDAHTLEAQQKKPKVPLHVLATGQNPQVRFISTMEWFEADHYLDQWVAKVAAWIAEGRTPYLFFHTPDCGYAPELAARFVAKLKAQCPTLRGSVP; this is translated from the coding sequence GTGATTTTGCAGCACGATTACTACTTGGGTTTACCGCAGTGGCAGCATCCTACTTGGGAAGGAGGTTCTCTTTCTGGGCGGGGTTCTGCGTTGTTTCGGTATGCTCGGCAGTTCTCGTCTGTGGAGGGGAATACCACCTTCTATGGGTTACCTAAGCCCGATACGGTCAAGCGTTGGAGTGATGAGACGCCAGATGATTTTCGATTCTGCTTTAAGTTTCATCAGGATCTATCGCATCGCAGTGCCTTGGAGTTTGCCAATCCTAAGGTCTCTGAGCAGTTTAAATTGTTGGAACCGCTGGGTGAGAAGCTGGGTATGCTCAATCTGCAACTGCCGCAAAGTTATGGGCCGGATGGTTTAGAGCATCTCTATCGCTTCTTTTTATCTTTGCCGGAGCGATGTGCCTACTCGTTGGAGGTTCGCCACTCAGAATTCTTTGCTAAGGGAGATGCTGAGCGGGAGTTGAACCAGATGTTGATTGAGACTGGGGTTAATCGGGTTATGTTTGATACCCGCCCCATCTTTGCCTCTGTCGCTAAAGATGCCCACACACTTGAAGCGCAGCAGAAGAAACCTAAGGTGCCGTTACATGTATTGGCAACGGGACAGAATCCACAGGTGCGTTTTATCTCTACCATGGAGTGGTTTGAGGCGGATCACTATCTCGATCAGTGGGTGGCAAAGGTGGCTGCATGGATAGCAGAAGGGCGAACGCCCTATCTATTTTTTCACACGCCTGATTGTGGCTATGCACCTGAGTTGGCTGCGCGTTTTGTTGCTAAGTTAAAAGCGCAGTGCCCAACACTCAGGGGATCGGTTCCTTAA